The following coding sequences lie in one Helicoverpa armigera isolate CAAS_96S chromosome 8, ASM3070526v1, whole genome shotgun sequence genomic window:
- the LOC110375894 gene encoding intraflagellar transport protein 22 homolog isoform X2: protein MQPNKLKILMIGPSESGKTSIANFISDSMNVEEVESPRPTQGVRIVEFELPNLNINGKTINVDIELWDCSGDHRFESCWPALRVGVQGVVLVCSPNTAQAAAREMELLYNYFVSQPKLSAKQCVLFYNCTDDQEEMDSLSLCNSYVFKGVSSCN from the exons ATGCAGCCgaacaaactcaaaatattgatGATCGGACCTTCGGAG AGTGGCAAAACGAGTATAGCCAACTTCATATCGGATTCGATGAATGTCGAGGAAGTTGAGTCACCTCGACCCACTCAAGGTGTCAGAATAGTGGAATTTGAACTTCCTAATCTGAACATTAATGGGAAAACTATAAACGTTGATATAGAACTATGGGACTGCAGCGGTGATCATAG GTTTGAATCATGCTGGCCAGCATTGAGGGTCGGCGTTCAGGGAGTGGTATTAGTATGTTCCCCTAACACTGCTCAAGCAGCAGCAAGAGAAATGGAACTTCTCTATAATTATTTCGTGTCACAGCCGAAATTGTCTGCAAAACAGTGCGTTTTATTCTACAACTGCACAGACGATCAAGAAGAAATGGATTCTCTAAGCCTTTGTAA CTCCTACGTTTTCAAAGGTGTCTCAAGttgcaattaa
- the LOC110375894 gene encoding intraflagellar transport protein 22 homolog isoform X1, translating into MQPNKLKILMIGPSESGKTSIANFISDSMNVEEVESPRPTQGVRIVEFELPNLNINGKTINVDIELWDCSGDHRFESCWPALRVGVQGVVLVCSPNTAQAAAREMELLYNYFVSQPKLSAKQCVLFYNCTDDQEEMDSLSLSPTFSKVSQVAINLKTGGNRLKIDFASYITSVLQSINKENS; encoded by the exons ATGCAGCCgaacaaactcaaaatattgatGATCGGACCTTCGGAG AGTGGCAAAACGAGTATAGCCAACTTCATATCGGATTCGATGAATGTCGAGGAAGTTGAGTCACCTCGACCCACTCAAGGTGTCAGAATAGTGGAATTTGAACTTCCTAATCTGAACATTAATGGGAAAACTATAAACGTTGATATAGAACTATGGGACTGCAGCGGTGATCATAG GTTTGAATCATGCTGGCCAGCATTGAGGGTCGGCGTTCAGGGAGTGGTATTAGTATGTTCCCCTAACACTGCTCAAGCAGCAGCAAGAGAAATGGAACTTCTCTATAATTATTTCGTGTCACAGCCGAAATTGTCTGCAAAACAGTGCGTTTTATTCTACAACTGCACAGACGATCAAGAAGAAATGGATTCTCTAAGCCTTT CTCCTACGTTTTCAAAGGTGTCTCAAGttgcaattaatttaaaaacaggtGGTAATCGTTTAAAAATAGACTTCGCCAGTTATATAACATCAGTTTTGCAATCAATCAATAAAGAGAACTCGTAA
- the LOC110375873 gene encoding protein suppressor of sable isoform X2, translated as MTEAEPNAEMEDLEDGEIESEGEEATEIPAEEKGMDTVPTINDKMPTVKSETQDFYYSKSGKKKKSKANKEQKFKDKSKKNRKYSSPTEDDFAGNIEKAIRKAMNKNDGIDDNDDDVEDRRKHKKRKKHDIKDGPSKKRKKQDYSDEMDESEMMCVRGASPVHRQSPDDVYADDDRDSYASDSSQESRGQQQHHRQQRHNRQRERNKNNKNDRRRGNHPMQDPDGVCLYYMQGKCHKGDDCIYSHDAQPPRKMELCKFYLMDCCAKRDKCLYMHADFPCKYYHTGLQCIYKDECKFAHGKPLSDGLKNILLKHIESAPKEILGDFPRLNREGALKMLQTTQAKLIQQYNESSEGNEKNIPSLFELNIPNPQNTPESMNQGNYMNERQNKISPKVRQSRWQNDISNNQNFNINSSPNNNTNSSNVLSIKNLTGVLTPRQISDLTKMGIDNLDQLGQLTVLQLNSIGLSLKQITEIQLNTMNIQKLGLINTNNDPPQFINQAAGSKDLDLRVPPIAVPVSSNATISTDLPGKDIDMRFQPSAMLPGSEETASNKPSQKDSQTSKDMIDIDQYTKDALKFASKDKENIDISNETYETDKPVISNESKDVDHRVLPFSDDAPRVMHTAIEDNHVTKECDTDIRFLQPEPLFKNPEKRHRRSTTDDEDNNLLIDEKWYSSDEEKGMKKKSPASSPQQKSPSPQASTPQVIEPSALLSRLGDLSKIDISDEVTKLLNTMKNNLQENKVENNSEGAASPQNRPRDPRARRSPEKQSDSIKSSTKRPPRVSIYECIDGEPTDGRRRTDVDLRQSDFNLPAFGDTDLRQTSGDIDFRLGLPFKPLPNYTPASEINASINSHPPMTYKVVLIDIPRPDYTDIRNSTAKSQALVDPRLRKVFRLSVDESNSDSEKSNKNSTATTPTGPRVDPRRKPKDAGEAVAQDQKSSSLDLQTILQNSNWYKEMSSTQKIFVNQHLAPVTQMIKQYQQEKVPGKKFDLASIQSNSVLCKIFTNLGVSLGENGEYSYLPKPKEALLKTPVNFNQTPFGMNSNMGGPPGSMDGGNMNMMNIPPMGMPGMNNMNLGNMHGFNQSMPDPRGGPTPGLLGIAPNIPHNFNNKFGGPNNFGNMPYNGPGPGNDFNFMDGDQNYPRFPNRGGHRGRGNDRWNRGGSGRGHRDRKNFNDRGNWKNDRN; from the coding sequence ATGACGGAAGCTGAGCCTAATGCTGAAATGGAAGATTTGGAAGATGGGGAGATTGAGAGTGAAGGTGAAGAAGCAACTGAAATTCCAGCGGAGGAGAAAGGTATGGATACAGTACCTACTATCAACGATAAAATGCCCACGGTAAAATCAGAAACccaagatttttattattcaaaatcagGTAAGAAAAAGAAATCAAAAGCTAATAAAGAACAAAAGTTCAAGGACAAAAGTAAAAAGAATCGGAAATATTCTAGTCCTACAGAAGATGATTTTGCTGGCAACATTGAAAAAGCCATCAGAAAAGCTATGAACAAAAATGATGGCATTGATGATAACGACGATGATGTAGAAGATCGCCGAAAACATAAAAAACGAAAGAAACATGATATAAAAGATGGTCCTAGTAAAAAGCGTAAAAAACAAGATTATTCTGATGAAATGGATGAAAGTGAAATGATGTGTGTGAGAGGAGCTTCTCCTGTACACAGGCAGTCGCCTGATGATGTTTATGCTGATGACGATAGAGATTCATATGCATCTGACAGCAGTCAGGAGTCTAGGGGACAGCAACAGCACCATAGGCAACAGAGACACAACAGACAGCGTGaacgaaacaaaaacaataaaaatgaccGTAGACGAGGCAACCATCCAATGCAGGACCCTGACGGAGTTTGTTTATATTACATGCAAGGTAAATGCCATAAAGGTGATGACTGCATTTATTCACATGATGCACAACCGCCAAGAAAAATGGAATTATGcaagttttatttaatggaTTGTTGTGCAAAAAGAGATAAATGTTTGTACATGCATGCTGATTTTCCATGTAAATATTATCATACTGGGCTTCAGTGTATATATAAAGATGAATGTAAATTCGCACATGGTAAACCATTAAGTGAtggtttgaaaaatattcttttaaaacaCATAGAGTCTGCTCCTAAAGAAATCTTAGGTGATTTCCCACGGCTTAACAGAGAAGGGGcgttaaaaatgttacaaacgACTCAAGCAAAATTAATCCAACAATATAACGAATCTTCGGAAGGTAATGAAAAAAACATTCCATCATTATTTGAGTTAAATATACCAAATCCACAAAATACTCCAGAGTCGATGAATCAAGGAAATTATATGAACGagagacaaaataaaatatcaccaaAAGTACGACAGTCGAGGTGGCAAAATGATATATCTAATAATCAAAACTTTAACATCAACTCATCGCCGAATAATAACACAAACTCAAGTAATGTACTTAGCATAAAGAATTTAACTGGGGTTCTAACTCCTCGACAAATTTCAGATCTAACCAAAATGGGTATTGATAATTTAGATCAGCTCGGCCAACTTACTGTATTGCAGTTGAATAGCATAGGGTTATCGTTAAAACAAATAACTGAAATTCAATTAAACACAATGAATATACAAAAGTTAGGATTAATTAATACCAACAATGATCCACCACAGTTCATTAATCAAGCAGCTGGTAGTAAAGATTTAGATTTAAGAGTGCCGCCTATAGCTGTACCTGTTTCTAGTAATGCAACGATATCGACAGATTTACCAGGAAAAGACATTGATATGCGATTCCAGCCATCTGCAATGCTTCCAGGATCTGAAGAAACCGCCTCTAATAAACCCAGTCAAAAAGATTCACAGACGAGCAAGGATATGATTGATATAGACCAGTATACAAAAGATGCTCTTAAATTCGCGTCGAaggataaagaaaatattgatatttctaACGAGACgtatgaaacggataaacctgTTATTTCTAATGAATCAAAGGACGTAGACCATCGTGTGCTTCCTTTTTCGGATGACGCTCCTAGAGTTATGCATACTGCCATTGAAGACAACCACGTAACGAAAGAATGTGATACAGATATTAGATTTCTACAACCAGAGCCTTTGTTTAAGAACCCTGAAAAGAGACACCGCCGATCAACTACTGACGATGAGGATAACAATTTATTGATAGATGAAAAATGGTATTCAAGTGATGAAGAAAAAGGAATGAAGAAAAAGTCTCCTGCTTCATCACCTCAGCAGAAGTCTCCCTCTCCACAAGCGTCAACTCCACAAGTAATAGAACCCTCTGCTTTATTAAGCAGGCTTGGAGATCTTTCAAAGATTGATATAAGCGACGAGGTCACAAAATTGTTAAATACCATGAAAAATAATCTGcaagaaaataaagttgaaaataattcTGAGGGTGCAGCGTCTCCACAAAATAGACCGAGAGATCCGCGGGCAAGACGCTCTCCAGAAAAACAAAGTGATTCCATTAAGTCTTCTACTAAAAGGCCTCCACGAGTTTCAATTTATGAGTGTATTGATGGTGAGCCGACGGATGGTCGGCGAAGGACTGATGTCGATTTGCGGCAGTCTGATTTTAATCTTCCCGCTTTTGGTGATACTGACTTGCGTCAGACTAGTGGAGATATTGATTTTCGTTTAGGTTTGCCCTTTAAGCCTCTGCCGAACTACACTCCAGCTTCGGAAATAAATGCCTCAATCAATAGCCATCCTCCTATGACCTATAAAGTAGTGCTTATTGATATACCACGGCCAGACTATACCGATATTAGAAATAGTACGGCTAAGTCACAGGCATTAGTAGATCCACGACTTAGGAAAGTTTTTAGATTATCAGTTGATGAGTCCAACAGCGACAGTGAAAAGTCTAACAAGAATTCAACTGCCACAACTCCCACGGGCCCTAGAGTCGACCCACGAAGAAAACCTAAGGATGCCGGGGAAGCTGTTGCTCAAGATCAAAAATCTAGTTCATTAGATTTACAAACTATTCTCCAAAATTCCAATTGGTATAAAGAAATGAGTTCAACACAAAAGATATTTGTAAATCAACATTTAGCACCGGTGACACAAATGATTAAACAGTATCAACAGGAGAAGGTTCCCGGAAAGAAATTCGATTTAGCTTCCATACAAAGCAATAGTgtgttgtgtaaaatatttacaaacttggGTGTTTCATTAGGTGAAAATGGTGAGTACTCCTATTTACCAAAACCCAAAGAAGCTTTACTCAAAACTCCAGTTAATTTTAATCAAACTCCATTTGGCATGAATAGCAACATGGGTGGACCTCCGGGATCAATGGACGGAGGTAATATGAACATGATGAATATTCCACCAATGGGTATGCCAGGTATGAATAATATGAATTTAGGTAACATGCATGGATTTAATCAATCTATGCCTGATCCACGGGGAGGTCCGACGCCCGGACTTCTAGGAATAGCTCCAAATATTCctcataatttcaataataaatttgGTGGACCTAACAACTTTGGAAATATGCCTTATAATGGTCCTGGGCCTGgcaatgattttaattttatggacGGTGACCAAAATTACCCAAGGTTTCCAAATCGAGGAGGTCATCGAGGACGCGGCAACGACCGGTGGAATCGAGGAGGTTCGGGTAGAGGGCATAGGGATCGAAAAAACTTTAATGATCGTGGAAATTGGAAGAATGATAGAAATTAG
- the LOC110375873 gene encoding protein suppressor of sable isoform X1, with amino-acid sequence MIIVPTNISDTFKMTEAEPNAEMEDLEDGEIESEGEEATEIPAEEKGMDTVPTINDKMPTVKSETQDFYYSKSGKKKKSKANKEQKFKDKSKKNRKYSSPTEDDFAGNIEKAIRKAMNKNDGIDDNDDDVEDRRKHKKRKKHDIKDGPSKKRKKQDYSDEMDESEMMCVRGASPVHRQSPDDVYADDDRDSYASDSSQESRGQQQHHRQQRHNRQRERNKNNKNDRRRGNHPMQDPDGVCLYYMQGKCHKGDDCIYSHDAQPPRKMELCKFYLMDCCAKRDKCLYMHADFPCKYYHTGLQCIYKDECKFAHGKPLSDGLKNILLKHIESAPKEILGDFPRLNREGALKMLQTTQAKLIQQYNESSEGNEKNIPSLFELNIPNPQNTPESMNQGNYMNERQNKISPKVRQSRWQNDISNNQNFNINSSPNNNTNSSNVLSIKNLTGVLTPRQISDLTKMGIDNLDQLGQLTVLQLNSIGLSLKQITEIQLNTMNIQKLGLINTNNDPPQFINQAAGSKDLDLRVPPIAVPVSSNATISTDLPGKDIDMRFQPSAMLPGSEETASNKPSQKDSQTSKDMIDIDQYTKDALKFASKDKENIDISNETYETDKPVISNESKDVDHRVLPFSDDAPRVMHTAIEDNHVTKECDTDIRFLQPEPLFKNPEKRHRRSTTDDEDNNLLIDEKWYSSDEEKGMKKKSPASSPQQKSPSPQASTPQVIEPSALLSRLGDLSKIDISDEVTKLLNTMKNNLQENKVENNSEGAASPQNRPRDPRARRSPEKQSDSIKSSTKRPPRVSIYECIDGEPTDGRRRTDVDLRQSDFNLPAFGDTDLRQTSGDIDFRLGLPFKPLPNYTPASEINASINSHPPMTYKVVLIDIPRPDYTDIRNSTAKSQALVDPRLRKVFRLSVDESNSDSEKSNKNSTATTPTGPRVDPRRKPKDAGEAVAQDQKSSSLDLQTILQNSNWYKEMSSTQKIFVNQHLAPVTQMIKQYQQEKVPGKKFDLASIQSNSVLCKIFTNLGVSLGENGEYSYLPKPKEALLKTPVNFNQTPFGMNSNMGGPPGSMDGGNMNMMNIPPMGMPGMNNMNLGNMHGFNQSMPDPRGGPTPGLLGIAPNIPHNFNNKFGGPNNFGNMPYNGPGPGNDFNFMDGDQNYPRFPNRGGHRGRGNDRWNRGGSGRGHRDRKNFNDRGNWKNDRN; translated from the exons ATGATAATTGTTCCGACGAATATTAG TGACACTTTCAAGATGACGGAAGCTGAGCCTAATGCTGAAATGGAAGATTTGGAAGATGGGGAGATTGAGAGTGAAGGTGAAGAAGCAACTGAAATTCCAGCGGAGGAGAAAGGTATGGATACAGTACCTACTATCAACGATAAAATGCCCACGGTAAAATCAGAAACccaagatttttattattcaaaatcagGTAAGAAAAAGAAATCAAAAGCTAATAAAGAACAAAAGTTCAAGGACAAAAGTAAAAAGAATCGGAAATATTCTAGTCCTACAGAAGATGATTTTGCTGGCAACATTGAAAAAGCCATCAGAAAAGCTATGAACAAAAATGATGGCATTGATGATAACGACGATGATGTAGAAGATCGCCGAAAACATAAAAAACGAAAGAAACATGATATAAAAGATGGTCCTAGTAAAAAGCGTAAAAAACAAGATTATTCTGATGAAATGGATGAAAGTGAAATGATGTGTGTGAGAGGAGCTTCTCCTGTACACAGGCAGTCGCCTGATGATGTTTATGCTGATGACGATAGAGATTCATATGCATCTGACAGCAGTCAGGAGTCTAGGGGACAGCAACAGCACCATAGGCAACAGAGACACAACAGACAGCGTGaacgaaacaaaaacaataaaaatgaccGTAGACGAGGCAACCATCCAATGCAGGACCCTGACGGAGTTTGTTTATATTACATGCAAGGTAAATGCCATAAAGGTGATGACTGCATTTATTCACATGATGCACAACCGCCAAGAAAAATGGAATTATGcaagttttatttaatggaTTGTTGTGCAAAAAGAGATAAATGTTTGTACATGCATGCTGATTTTCCATGTAAATATTATCATACTGGGCTTCAGTGTATATATAAAGATGAATGTAAATTCGCACATGGTAAACCATTAAGTGAtggtttgaaaaatattcttttaaaacaCATAGAGTCTGCTCCTAAAGAAATCTTAGGTGATTTCCCACGGCTTAACAGAGAAGGGGcgttaaaaatgttacaaacgACTCAAGCAAAATTAATCCAACAATATAACGAATCTTCGGAAGGTAATGAAAAAAACATTCCATCATTATTTGAGTTAAATATACCAAATCCACAAAATACTCCAGAGTCGATGAATCAAGGAAATTATATGAACGagagacaaaataaaatatcaccaaAAGTACGACAGTCGAGGTGGCAAAATGATATATCTAATAATCAAAACTTTAACATCAACTCATCGCCGAATAATAACACAAACTCAAGTAATGTACTTAGCATAAAGAATTTAACTGGGGTTCTAACTCCTCGACAAATTTCAGATCTAACCAAAATGGGTATTGATAATTTAGATCAGCTCGGCCAACTTACTGTATTGCAGTTGAATAGCATAGGGTTATCGTTAAAACAAATAACTGAAATTCAATTAAACACAATGAATATACAAAAGTTAGGATTAATTAATACCAACAATGATCCACCACAGTTCATTAATCAAGCAGCTGGTAGTAAAGATTTAGATTTAAGAGTGCCGCCTATAGCTGTACCTGTTTCTAGTAATGCAACGATATCGACAGATTTACCAGGAAAAGACATTGATATGCGATTCCAGCCATCTGCAATGCTTCCAGGATCTGAAGAAACCGCCTCTAATAAACCCAGTCAAAAAGATTCACAGACGAGCAAGGATATGATTGATATAGACCAGTATACAAAAGATGCTCTTAAATTCGCGTCGAaggataaagaaaatattgatatttctaACGAGACgtatgaaacggataaacctgTTATTTCTAATGAATCAAAGGACGTAGACCATCGTGTGCTTCCTTTTTCGGATGACGCTCCTAGAGTTATGCATACTGCCATTGAAGACAACCACGTAACGAAAGAATGTGATACAGATATTAGATTTCTACAACCAGAGCCTTTGTTTAAGAACCCTGAAAAGAGACACCGCCGATCAACTACTGACGATGAGGATAACAATTTATTGATAGATGAAAAATGGTATTCAAGTGATGAAGAAAAAGGAATGAAGAAAAAGTCTCCTGCTTCATCACCTCAGCAGAAGTCTCCCTCTCCACAAGCGTCAACTCCACAAGTAATAGAACCCTCTGCTTTATTAAGCAGGCTTGGAGATCTTTCAAAGATTGATATAAGCGACGAGGTCACAAAATTGTTAAATACCATGAAAAATAATCTGcaagaaaataaagttgaaaataattcTGAGGGTGCAGCGTCTCCACAAAATAGACCGAGAGATCCGCGGGCAAGACGCTCTCCAGAAAAACAAAGTGATTCCATTAAGTCTTCTACTAAAAGGCCTCCACGAGTTTCAATTTATGAGTGTATTGATGGTGAGCCGACGGATGGTCGGCGAAGGACTGATGTCGATTTGCGGCAGTCTGATTTTAATCTTCCCGCTTTTGGTGATACTGACTTGCGTCAGACTAGTGGAGATATTGATTTTCGTTTAGGTTTGCCCTTTAAGCCTCTGCCGAACTACACTCCAGCTTCGGAAATAAATGCCTCAATCAATAGCCATCCTCCTATGACCTATAAAGTAGTGCTTATTGATATACCACGGCCAGACTATACCGATATTAGAAATAGTACGGCTAAGTCACAGGCATTAGTAGATCCACGACTTAGGAAAGTTTTTAGATTATCAGTTGATGAGTCCAACAGCGACAGTGAAAAGTCTAACAAGAATTCAACTGCCACAACTCCCACGGGCCCTAGAGTCGACCCACGAAGAAAACCTAAGGATGCCGGGGAAGCTGTTGCTCAAGATCAAAAATCTAGTTCATTAGATTTACAAACTATTCTCCAAAATTCCAATTGGTATAAAGAAATGAGTTCAACACAAAAGATATTTGTAAATCAACATTTAGCACCGGTGACACAAATGATTAAACAGTATCAACAGGAGAAGGTTCCCGGAAAGAAATTCGATTTAGCTTCCATACAAAGCAATAGTgtgttgtgtaaaatatttacaaacttggGTGTTTCATTAGGTGAAAATGGTGAGTACTCCTATTTACCAAAACCCAAAGAAGCTTTACTCAAAACTCCAGTTAATTTTAATCAAACTCCATTTGGCATGAATAGCAACATGGGTGGACCTCCGGGATCAATGGACGGAGGTAATATGAACATGATGAATATTCCACCAATGGGTATGCCAGGTATGAATAATATGAATTTAGGTAACATGCATGGATTTAATCAATCTATGCCTGATCCACGGGGAGGTCCGACGCCCGGACTTCTAGGAATAGCTCCAAATATTCctcataatttcaataataaatttgGTGGACCTAACAACTTTGGAAATATGCCTTATAATGGTCCTGGGCCTGgcaatgattttaattttatggacGGTGACCAAAATTACCCAAGGTTTCCAAATCGAGGAGGTCATCGAGGACGCGGCAACGACCGGTGGAATCGAGGAGGTTCGGGTAGAGGGCATAGGGATCGAAAAAACTTTAATGATCGTGGAAATTGGAAGAATGATAGAAATTAG